One Octopus sinensis linkage group LG21, ASM634580v1, whole genome shotgun sequence DNA segment encodes these proteins:
- the LOC115222771 gene encoding craniofacial development protein 2-like, with translation MNDSRKTAVINTELKRLNIDIAALQETRLAADGMLREKDYTFYWQGRPVEEARQHGVGFAVRNSLLPMAIPPSNGSERILTLGLATSKGKVNIISAYALTLHSPQEIKDRFYEELDATISQIPGSEPIFLLGDFNVRVGFDHGAWPDCLGRFGVGKMNENGQRLLELCSYRKLCVTNTFFTTKPQHQVSWRYPRSGHWHQLDMVITRRAHLGSVLLTRSYHGADCDTDHSLVCSRVRLAPKKIRRPVGKSRPRINTARATNPDLRSEFTNRMEEALKDHAATSIEERWQLIRDTTCRIAMPSLGKRERRNQDWFEAHLPEMEPVIAAKREALVNYKRDPSEKNLATLRTARSDAQRTARRCTNIYWQNLCQNIQCCADSGYVKGMYEGMKKAFGPTVSKVAPLKSRDGEVIKHQAKQMERWVEHYQNLYSTENVVTRSALAGIPALPVMEELDLPPTKEELNKAIDSLARGKAPGQDGIPAEVREASPSGPSPRAALSVLGGGLCP, from the coding sequence ATGAACGACAGTAGGAAGACAGCAGTCATCAACACCGAATTGAAAAGGCTGAACATCGACATAGCGGCGCTGCAAGAGACCAGGCTCGCCGCAGACGGCATGCTACGGGAGAAGGACTACACCTTCTACTGGCAGGGGAGACCCGTCGAGGAGGCCCGCCAGCATGGCGTGGGGTTTGCCGTGAGGAACAGCTTGCTCCCCATGGCGATCCCTCCTTCAAATGGCTCAGAGCGCATCCTCACTCTTGGCCTTGCAACATCAAAGGGGAAGGTAAACATAATTAGTGCTTATGCCCTAACACTCCACTCTCCTCAGGAAATAAAAGACCGGTTCTATGAGGAGCTCGACGCCACCATCAGCCAGATACCAGGGTCGGAGCCCATCTTCCTTCTGGGCGACTTCAACGTAAGGGTGGGATTCGATCATGGGGCATGGCCAGATTGTCTTGGACGCTTTGGCGTGGGGAAGATGAATGAGAATGGCCAGAGACTGTTGGAGCTTTGCTCTTACCGGAAACTCTGCGTTACCAACACATTCTTCACGACTAAGCCACAACACCAGGTCTCATGGAGGTACCCAAGGTCCGGACACTGGCACCAACTGGATATGGTCATCACCCGGCGAGCCCACCTCGGCAGTGTGCTTCTCACACGCAGCTACCATGGTGCTGACTGTGATACAGACCACTCTCTGGTGTGCAGCAGGGTCCGATTGGCCCCAAAGAAAATCCGCCGTCCCGTAGGGAAAAGCCGcccacgcatcaacaccgccaggGCAACCAACCCCGACCTCCGCTCGGAATTCACCAACCGCATGGAGGAGGCCCTTAAAGATCACGCAGCCACATCCATCGAGGAGAGATGGCAGCTTATTCGCGACACCACTTGCAGAATAGCCATGCCATCCCTAGGAAAGAGGGAGCGGAGAAATCAAGACTGGTTTGAAGCTCACCTGCCTGAGATGGagcctgtcattgctgccaagagGGAAGCACTGGTCAACTATAAGCGCGACCCATCAGAAAAGAACCTGGCTACTCTGAGAACAGCCAGAAGCGACGCCCAGAGGACGGCCAGACGTTGCACCAACATCTACTGGCAGAACCTATGCCAGAACATCCAGTGCTGTGCTGACAGTGGTTACGTGAAAGGGATGTACGAGGGGATGAAGAAAGCATTCGGGCCCACTGTCAGCAAGGTTGCTCCACTGAAGTCCAGAGATGGCGAGGTCATCAAGCACCAAGCGAAGCAGATGGAGAGGTGGGTCGAGCATTACCAGAACCTCTACTCCACTGAGAATGTGGTCACCAGGTCTGCCCTCGCCGGCATTCCTGCTCTGCCTGTCATGGAGGAGCTTGACCTGCCTCCAACAAAGGAAGAACTGAACAAAGCAATTGACTCACTCGCTCGGGGCAAGGCACCAGGGCAAGACGGCATCCCCGCAGAAGTGCGGGAAGCCAGCCCTTCTGGGCCATCTCCACGAGCTGCTCTGTCAGTGCTGGGAGGAGGGCTCTGTCCCTAA